In Luteolibacter sp. Y139, the following proteins share a genomic window:
- a CDS encoding MmcQ/YjbR family DNA-binding protein, protein MTLQEARKFALSLPEATEEPHFDFTSFRVGGKIFASAPPESEYLHVFVPEEFREAALARGSDFLEELHWGKRVVGLRVILPAAKAVEVHALLEQAWSHKAPKRLRALREAKE, encoded by the coding sequence ATGACCCTCCAAGAAGCCCGTAAGTTCGCGCTGTCGCTTCCGGAAGCGACGGAGGAGCCGCACTTTGATTTCACCTCGTTCCGGGTCGGCGGGAAGATTTTCGCCTCGGCTCCGCCGGAGAGCGAATACCTCCATGTCTTCGTCCCGGAGGAGTTCCGCGAGGCGGCGCTTGCCCGAGGGTCGGACTTTCTTGAGGAGCTTCATTGGGGCAAGCGCGTCGTCGGTCTGCGGGTGATCCTGCCGGCGGCGAAAGCGGTGGAAGTCCATGCGCTGCTGGAACAGGCGTGGAGCCACAAGGCACCCAAGCGGCTGCGCGCCTTGAGGGAGGCGAAGGAATAG
- a CDS encoding YdeI/OmpD-associated family protein — MSTQELGDGTVHSLPADFRKAIEANAKAKSLWCDITPLARNEWICWVTSPKQEATRERRIKVGIDKMQGGMRRPCCWPGCPHR, encoded by the coding sequence ATGAGCACGCAAGAGCTTGGGGACGGCACGGTCCATTCACTGCCGGCAGATTTCCGGAAGGCCATCGAGGCGAATGCCAAAGCCAAAAGCTTGTGGTGCGATATCACGCCGCTGGCACGAAACGAGTGGATTTGCTGGGTGACGTCGCCCAAGCAGGAAGCCACCCGGGAGCGGCGGATCAAGGTGGGCATCGACAAGATGCAGGGCGGCATGCGCAGGCCGTGCTGCTGGCCGGGTTGTCCCCACCGCTGA
- a CDS encoding KOW motif-containing protein: MNPKDNPPANLKDGAHCRVVAGTHAGKSGIVADIKTSKSGFVTITVVQEDGERFKTLAKNTVIS; this comes from the coding sequence ATGAATCCAAAAGACAATCCACCGGCGAACCTGAAGGATGGTGCCCATTGCCGGGTTGTAGCCGGCACGCATGCCGGGAAGTCCGGGATCGTGGCAGACATCAAGACCAGCAAGTCGGGATTCGTTACGATCACGGTCGTCCAAGAGGATGGGGAAAGGTTCAAGACCTTGGCCAAGAACACCGTCATTTCCTGA
- a CDS encoding C1 family peptidase, which translates to MMLPRYSWIRFVVLSALIGWISGARAAELPAEADLRPQMKAWDLGPRSQGGRPTCSVFTFTGGLEFALGKARKKGARLSVDYVNWAANQEREKARDGGFFSDMWKGFARHGVCAEDEMPYGRKFDAERKPDEKAAAFAKETMALGLSEHWLKAWNPKTGLSEEELASIKGTLNAGWPVCGGFRWPNHAAWKDGVLQVCGADEVFDGHSVLLVGYRDDAAQPGGGVFLIRDSGSGEDRAMPYGYAKAFMNDALWIRSGK; encoded by the coding sequence ATGATGTTGCCGCGCTACTCATGGATTCGCTTCGTCGTCCTTTCCGCACTGATCGGGTGGATTTCCGGGGCAAGGGCGGCGGAACTTCCTGCGGAAGCGGATTTACGGCCGCAGATGAAGGCATGGGATCTGGGGCCGCGATCTCAGGGCGGGCGGCCGACTTGCTCGGTCTTCACCTTTACGGGCGGACTGGAATTCGCCTTGGGGAAGGCGCGGAAGAAGGGAGCGCGGTTGAGCGTGGATTACGTGAACTGGGCGGCGAATCAGGAGCGGGAGAAGGCGCGGGACGGTGGATTTTTCTCGGACATGTGGAAGGGCTTCGCGCGGCACGGGGTGTGTGCGGAGGACGAGATGCCGTATGGGAGGAAGTTCGATGCGGAGCGGAAGCCGGATGAGAAGGCGGCGGCTTTTGCCAAAGAGACGATGGCGCTGGGGCTTTCCGAGCATTGGCTCAAGGCGTGGAATCCGAAGACGGGATTGAGCGAAGAGGAGCTCGCATCGATCAAGGGGACGCTGAATGCGGGTTGGCCGGTATGTGGCGGGTTTCGTTGGCCGAATCATGCGGCTTGGAAAGACGGGGTGCTCCAGGTGTGCGGGGCGGACGAGGTGTTCGATGGGCACAGCGTGCTGTTAGTCGGCTACCGTGATGATGCGGCGCAGCCGGGCGGCGGGGTTTTCCTGATCCGGGATTCTGGAAGTGGTGAGGACCGCGCGATGCCTTATGGCTATGCGAAGGCGTTCATGAACGATGCGCTATGGATCCGTTCGGGGAAGTGA
- a CDS encoding DUF1330 domain-containing protein yields the protein MLTKAYLEPTQESGRAFFSRQISGSVVMLNLLRFRAIADYSAAPDLAPASPITGEEAYRLYMEHTLPHLEKSGGEIVFFGRGGEFLIGPSEERWDAVMLVRQSSMASFLEFASNEAYLAGMGHRVAALEDSRLLPIIEEETRP from the coding sequence ATGCTTACCAAAGCCTACCTAGAGCCGACCCAGGAGTCGGGCCGCGCGTTTTTCTCCCGCCAGATTTCTGGAAGTGTCGTGATGCTGAATCTGCTGCGCTTTCGCGCGATTGCGGATTACTCGGCTGCACCGGATCTCGCGCCGGCCTCGCCGATCACGGGAGAAGAAGCCTACCGCCTCTACATGGAGCACACGCTGCCGCATCTGGAGAAGTCCGGTGGTGAGATTGTCTTCTTCGGCCGTGGCGGTGAGTTCCTGATCGGGCCGAGTGAGGAACGATGGGATGCGGTGATGCTGGTGCGCCAATCCAGCATGGCTTCCTTTCTGGAGTTCGCCTCGAACGAGGCCTATCTCGCGGGGATGGGGCATCGCGTCGCGGCTTTGGAAGACTCGCGCTTGCTGCCGATCATCGAGGAGGAGACTCGTCCCTGA
- a CDS encoding nuclear transport factor 2 family protein — MPDSLLPEKELLLAAYVAFNARDIDAALALMTSDVAWPRAFKGGFVRGPEEVRAYWTEQWSEIDPHVEPVAFHPQDDGSILVEVQQVVRDLNGSVLADERVRHRFTLEGGLIQRMEVDG; from the coding sequence ATGCCTGATTCCCTCTTGCCTGAAAAGGAACTGCTCCTCGCCGCTTATGTGGCTTTCAATGCGCGTGACATTGATGCCGCGCTTGCCCTCATGACTTCCGACGTGGCCTGGCCGCGAGCGTTCAAGGGCGGGTTTGTCCGTGGTCCGGAGGAAGTCCGTGCTTATTGGACCGAGCAGTGGAGCGAGATCGATCCGCATGTGGAGCCGGTCGCTTTTCATCCGCAGGATGACGGGAGCATCCTGGTGGAGGTGCAGCAGGTGGTTCGCGATTTGAACGGCAGCGTGCTGGCTGATGAGCGGGTGAGGCATCGGTTCACCTTGGAGGGTGGCCTGATCCAGCGGATGGAGGTTGATGGCTGA
- a CDS encoding alpha/beta fold hydrolase: MKGTLWCLHGAVGQAADWQGFAVPGWAVKRVDLWRFLACCPMTMPEFGRALNEEARAVEGKQVLIGYSMGARLGLHALLNGGPWDAAVLVAPNPGLESEVERAARREGDAEWASRALSGEWADFLEAWNAQPVLAASDRRQGLSAHFRREVARSFIDWSLGAQEPLWGRLGEIGCPVLWCTGERDGKFTALGERAVRSLKDGELWVAPGAGHRVPWDAPAAFQQRVGEFLERVGS; the protein is encoded by the coding sequence GTGAAGGGAACGCTATGGTGCCTGCACGGGGCGGTCGGCCAGGCGGCGGACTGGCAGGGGTTCGCCGTGCCGGGCTGGGCCGTGAAGCGGGTGGACTTGTGGCGTTTCCTCGCCTGTTGCCCGATGACGATGCCGGAGTTCGGGCGGGCGCTGAATGAGGAGGCGCGGGCGGTGGAGGGGAAGCAGGTGCTCATTGGCTACTCGATGGGGGCGCGGCTGGGCTTGCATGCGCTGTTGAATGGCGGGCCTTGGGATGCGGCAGTGTTGGTCGCGCCAAATCCGGGGCTGGAGTCGGAGGTGGAACGTGCTGCGCGACGGGAAGGCGATGCGGAGTGGGCTAGTCGGGCGTTGTCCGGGGAGTGGGCGGATTTTCTGGAGGCGTGGAATGCGCAGCCGGTGCTGGCGGCCTCGGATCGGAGGCAGGGACTGTCCGCGCATTTCCGGCGGGAGGTGGCGCGGAGCTTTATCGATTGGTCGCTGGGGGCGCAGGAGCCGCTGTGGGGGAGGCTCGGAGAGATCGGCTGTCCGGTGCTGTGGTGCACGGGGGAGCGGGATGGGAAATTCACGGCGCTGGGCGAGCGGGCGGTGCGGTCTTTGAAAGACGGCGAGCTGTGGGTGGCGCCGGGCGCGGGGCACCGGGTGCCGTGGGATGCGCCGGCGGCGTTCCAGCAGCGGGTCGGGGAATTTCTTGAGCGGGTGGGTTCCTGA
- the menB gene encoding 1,4-dihydroxy-2-naphthoyl-CoA synthase: MWSPVCEFQDIRYETTDEGQIAKITINRPEVRNAFRPQTVNELLQAFEMAHQDPQVGVIILTGEGPDAFCSGGDQKVRGHAGYVGDDGVPRLNVLDLQKKIRGLPKPVVAMVAGYAIGGGHVLHVVCDLTIAADNARFGQTGPKVGSFDGGLGSSYLARIVGQKKAREIWYLCRQYDAQQALDMGLVNTVVPLADLEKETLQWCREMLQHSPLALRCLKSALNADCDGQMGLLDLAGNATLLYYMSEEAKEGKQAFVEKRKPDFSKFPRVP; encoded by the coding sequence ATGTGGAGCCCCGTTTGCGAATTCCAGGACATCCGTTACGAGACGACCGACGAAGGTCAGATCGCCAAGATCACGATCAATCGCCCGGAGGTGCGGAACGCCTTCCGCCCGCAGACGGTCAATGAGCTGCTGCAGGCCTTCGAGATGGCGCATCAGGACCCGCAGGTGGGTGTCATCATTCTCACGGGCGAGGGGCCGGATGCCTTTTGCTCCGGCGGCGACCAGAAGGTCCGCGGCCATGCCGGCTATGTCGGCGACGATGGGGTGCCGCGCCTCAACGTGCTGGATCTCCAGAAGAAGATCCGCGGCTTGCCGAAGCCGGTGGTGGCGATGGTGGCGGGTTATGCGATCGGCGGCGGCCACGTCTTGCACGTGGTCTGCGATCTGACGATCGCCGCGGACAATGCCCGCTTCGGCCAGACCGGTCCGAAGGTGGGCTCGTTCGATGGCGGCCTCGGCTCCAGTTACCTCGCCCGCATCGTCGGCCAGAAGAAGGCCCGCGAGATCTGGTACCTGTGCCGCCAGTATGATGCACAGCAGGCGCTGGACATGGGCCTGGTGAATACCGTGGTGCCGCTCGCCGATCTGGAAAAGGAAACGCTCCAGTGGTGCCGGGAGATGCTCCAGCACTCGCCGCTGGCGCTGCGCTGCCTGAAGTCCGCGCTGAATGCCGACTGCGATGGCCAGATGGGCCTGCTGGATTTGGCCGGAAATGCCACGCTGCTCTATTACATGAGCGAGGAGGCGAAGGAGGGCAAACAGGCCTTCGTCGAGAAGCGGAAGCCGGACTTTTCGAAGTTCCCGCGGGTCCCGTGA
- a CDS encoding autotransporter outer membrane beta-barrel domain-containing protein yields the protein MKHNDSSKFLCSVLLALAAATPLAHAGKGPPEPDFDTGLLLASGIGNAALTTARTTTRDVGDRLFAMRAGIRPMEETVQSEAAAADPKGGMAKSPITRTVSSLRCWEVYGSLYYYNEEQAAQLGFIPGIVGGPNGGLLPVHPSTDVDIFGGNIGIERHFTENWSAGLALGYANTDADMAFAGTSDIDTFSITPYVSFYKADAFGSADYWADLMYSHGFNDFDIHRLTGGGFTSASPEADTDEVEFTTGINLGSAKLVHGPYAGLRWITGTIDSYNEIGAGGGFFPEQDIDSLVSTLGYQLSFPIALSHGTLVPQVRGAWEHEFEDGNTIFGIPLGQPAEDVAVLGAGLGFYCQSGWNAVLDYEARLSSDIEGHYVSLKIGKEF from the coding sequence ATGAAACACAACGACTCCTCCAAATTCCTGTGCAGTGTCTTGCTGGCACTCGCCGCGGCCACGCCGTTGGCACATGCGGGCAAGGGACCACCAGAGCCCGACTTCGACACCGGGCTCCTCCTCGCTTCCGGTATCGGAAATGCGGCGCTGACCACCGCACGGACCACCACCCGCGATGTGGGTGACCGCCTGTTCGCGATGCGCGCGGGCATTCGCCCGATGGAAGAGACAGTGCAATCCGAAGCCGCTGCCGCCGATCCCAAGGGTGGCATGGCCAAGAGCCCGATCACCCGGACTGTCAGCAGCCTGCGCTGCTGGGAAGTCTATGGCTCGCTCTACTACTACAACGAGGAGCAGGCCGCCCAACTGGGCTTCATCCCCGGAATCGTGGGCGGTCCGAATGGCGGATTGCTGCCGGTGCACCCAAGCACTGACGTCGACATCTTCGGCGGCAACATCGGCATCGAGCGTCACTTCACCGAAAACTGGAGCGCTGGCCTCGCCCTCGGCTATGCGAATACCGATGCGGACATGGCCTTCGCCGGTACCAGCGACATCGATACCTTTTCGATCACTCCCTACGTCTCCTTCTACAAGGCGGATGCCTTTGGCTCTGCCGACTACTGGGCGGACCTGATGTATTCGCATGGTTTCAACGATTTCGACATCCATCGCCTGACCGGCGGTGGCTTCACCAGTGCTTCGCCGGAAGCTGACACCGACGAGGTCGAATTCACCACCGGTATCAACCTGGGTTCCGCCAAGTTGGTTCATGGCCCGTACGCCGGCCTGCGCTGGATCACTGGCACGATCGACTCCTACAACGAAATCGGTGCCGGCGGTGGCTTCTTCCCGGAGCAGGACATCGACTCGCTGGTCAGCACGCTCGGCTACCAGCTCTCCTTCCCGATCGCCCTGAGCCACGGCACGCTGGTGCCGCAGGTGCGCGGTGCGTGGGAGCATGAGTTCGAGGATGGCAACACCATCTTCGGCATTCCGCTGGGCCAGCCTGCCGAGGATGTGGCAGTGCTCGGTGCTGGCCTCGGCTTCTATTGCCAGAGCGGCTGGAACGCGGTGCTCGACTACGAAGCCCGCCTCAGCAGCGATATCGAGGGACACTACGTCTCGCTGAAAATCGGCAAGGAATTCTGA
- a CDS encoding glycosyl hydrolase: MKTRIFRSWALALACAAALPPARAQNGETDPAPGYTAPPPIVNIGGNATVAAYSPPHEQIENPADDTDDINESRTREAFTRPIYVTPDNLNPAGNPIRPLPTTDWWTSVLMSGDGGTLWQYPITSKFIAAGIELQHILGPGSTSPGTPATGFATGGVLRVEALEKPNTSGLPDYPLPGSDFEGNGPSLPAGWTISTIPGATGVVLITNPVKNVAETPGLDPTGFSGERFLITKNINPDNSNTPRGMVTSPAFTVDRGYLHYQIGGQANTAELRVELIDSAGTVLDSQMRGTTPTSNTTTLIWQRFDLTGRTGQSLRIRVVDNSTGAWIVVDQMLLSNEPLSPVTRPGSRLISGGALVRDWSDWMVKVRKTDSINPNMTMDVSLARNMPFAWVQLANANPRVSFDVAPVIRNAAGTTLSSGDLGIHEKLSVEVSGRFYGLHAPAGTSFAYDSTTRRLTAFLPDTAGSDYLVVSAMLAANQLATLDTYAYARPEKTTVTYAYDPARPTGGAVQSNWSYQITSLKPGANKVLQGWLPPHYRDTGANLGFVAGLEYATPRGLLRCGEAVASTGFTINYGFNGILGNFATPTVRNLPDGFDPAYMETLLRDYDRTNNGVCDDTYFGAKNLVKHGRAMHMAKELGLTDVYENLKAELKASLTDWFTYDGTEQNHYFAHNDRWGHIIGHNFVPDFNLAGFTDVHFHYGYYTLAYALLAQEDEAFRDQFKDIAVELARAYANWEHPTTMRNAQNQMQYPWMRTFEPMVGHSYAGGSGGNNQESSSESIQAWAGMFLLGEVLRGNDPRAADIQATAAFGYAIETRAVYEYYCDYHGSPFSAKPLDRNGQPAVGNLRYGNWPDSFRYGKYASEYPDHPAWIFTNGIMSDNGNSFANYFSGEPAHTYGIQWLPNAPHMMFLARDPDFIRGQFNTLFKYRGDHYAIGSLNPLRTSMQNSRNKWYSAPTADDPDQRVVAINEGWPTYGIKWAIQTVYELNPAYARQTANNPLYRNGQWLVTFPATDTFGAQVTFPAAIWTPDALIADNPHLVPPANSADLPNYSLVQWIAGMHTAGGGPGPDWARYKAAYSWDPADYSSRDSAASITGLLKSMQDIGGNSWPLIALCYDGFAEPEFALKVIAEYRRRNLSFATDTESNMFFYNYLTSLQGLGTIQTDQHLGIGTSAVFKTAGGERNYMVQNMSASYRLVDVFEGGAVIGQVLAYPKTTTLQKGLLEATEDFAPIGTVPENNATNVSVNQDKIAVIFSEPFNPATLDTEVTISGPGGLTLQYLASPSPQIAEYRIVGNWTLGATYTIHVPATVANATNTSTVGTARQFSFTIQGPFGFDITGTTPATAATGVDPGLDTIEVTFNSRVNPATLGAVTLAGAGNPALTYNSSASTPRKAVFNIGSDLQPGGSYTLTIPGSVADVYGQTLSTAETFTFITRQADTVLASWPTTLDWSKFTQVASSGEATSTVSGARIWAFDAVGDFVTLRIAAEQAGIYNLMVTYRQNPGRGIVKLVLNGTDVPNKLLDETLGITPAGFDFGNITLNAGDNLLRFEVVTKKGTAAPQFSLINATFTPVQIFPVASGYAAYQQENFGPGQPANSGAQDDYDKDGVVNFLEFAFGTPPKSGTQARYPLVTRNTSTGMVTVAYPKAGADLHYQVRRSSNLIDWSPVPMAGESFNPGTGLYETTVEWPAPVSQPLFISIEVTE; encoded by the coding sequence ATGAAAACCCGGATATTTCGTTCATGGGCCCTGGCTCTCGCATGTGCCGCTGCTCTGCCTCCTGCCCGGGCACAGAATGGTGAAACCGACCCCGCGCCCGGCTACACGGCTCCACCTCCCATCGTCAATATCGGCGGCAATGCCACCGTGGCCGCTTACTCCCCGCCCCACGAGCAGATCGAAAACCCCGCGGACGATACCGACGACATCAACGAGAGCCGCACCCGCGAGGCATTCACCCGGCCGATCTACGTCACTCCGGACAATCTCAATCCCGCTGGCAATCCCATCCGCCCCCTACCCACCACCGACTGGTGGACCAGCGTCCTCATGAGCGGCGATGGCGGCACCCTCTGGCAGTATCCCATCACTTCCAAATTCATCGCCGCCGGCATCGAGCTTCAACACATCCTCGGTCCCGGAAGCACTTCACCCGGCACTCCTGCCACCGGCTTCGCCACGGGAGGCGTCCTCCGCGTCGAGGCCTTGGAGAAACCGAATACTTCCGGCCTGCCCGACTATCCACTCCCCGGTTCGGACTTCGAGGGCAATGGCCCCAGCCTCCCCGCTGGTTGGACGATCTCGACCATCCCCGGTGCCACCGGCGTGGTCCTCATTACCAATCCCGTGAAGAACGTCGCGGAAACCCCGGGGCTCGATCCCACGGGTTTTTCCGGCGAGCGCTTCCTGATCACGAAGAACATCAACCCGGACAATAGCAACACGCCCCGTGGCATGGTCACCAGCCCCGCCTTCACGGTGGATCGTGGCTACCTTCACTATCAGATCGGCGGCCAGGCAAACACCGCCGAGCTCCGCGTCGAGCTGATCGACAGCGCCGGCACGGTCCTGGATAGCCAGATGCGTGGCACCACTCCCACGTCGAACACCACCACGCTGATCTGGCAGCGCTTCGACCTCACCGGCCGCACCGGGCAGAGCCTGCGGATCCGCGTGGTGGATAATTCCACCGGCGCTTGGATCGTGGTCGACCAGATGTTGTTGAGCAATGAACCGCTCTCTCCCGTTACCCGCCCCGGCTCCCGCCTCATCTCCGGCGGCGCCCTCGTCCGTGATTGGTCGGACTGGATGGTAAAGGTCCGCAAGACCGACTCCATCAATCCGAACATGACCATGGATGTCTCGCTCGCCCGCAACATGCCCTTCGCCTGGGTGCAGCTGGCCAATGCGAACCCCCGCGTCAGCTTCGATGTCGCCCCCGTCATCCGGAATGCGGCCGGGACCACGCTTTCCAGCGGGGATCTGGGCATCCATGAGAAATTGTCCGTTGAGGTTTCCGGCCGCTTTTACGGCCTGCACGCCCCGGCCGGCACCTCCTTTGCCTACGACTCCACCACCCGCAGGCTCACCGCCTTCCTTCCGGACACGGCGGGTTCCGATTACCTCGTGGTCAGCGCCATGCTTGCTGCCAACCAGCTCGCTACCCTGGACACCTATGCCTACGCCCGTCCGGAAAAAACCACCGTCACCTACGCCTACGATCCGGCCCGTCCCACCGGCGGTGCCGTGCAATCGAACTGGAGCTATCAGATCACCTCGCTGAAACCCGGCGCTAACAAGGTTCTCCAGGGCTGGCTGCCACCGCACTACCGGGACACCGGGGCAAACCTCGGCTTCGTGGCAGGTCTGGAATACGCCACCCCGCGTGGCCTCTTGCGCTGCGGCGAAGCGGTCGCCTCCACCGGCTTCACCATCAACTACGGCTTCAATGGCATCCTCGGGAATTTCGCCACGCCCACCGTGCGGAACCTCCCGGACGGCTTCGATCCCGCCTACATGGAGACCCTCCTCCGCGACTACGACCGCACCAACAACGGCGTCTGCGATGACACCTATTTCGGCGCCAAGAACCTCGTGAAGCATGGCCGCGCCATGCACATGGCCAAGGAACTTGGCCTCACCGACGTTTATGAAAACCTGAAGGCCGAGCTGAAAGCCTCGCTCACCGACTGGTTCACTTACGACGGCACCGAGCAGAACCACTACTTCGCCCACAACGATCGCTGGGGTCACATCATCGGCCATAACTTCGTGCCGGATTTCAATCTCGCCGGCTTCACCGACGTCCATTTCCACTACGGCTACTACACGCTCGCCTACGCGCTCCTCGCGCAGGAGGACGAGGCATTCCGCGATCAGTTCAAGGACATCGCCGTGGAGCTCGCTCGTGCCTACGCGAACTGGGAGCACCCGACCACGATGCGGAACGCCCAGAACCAGATGCAGTATCCCTGGATGCGCACCTTCGAGCCCATGGTCGGCCACTCCTATGCGGGCGGCAGCGGTGGCAATAACCAGGAATCTTCCTCCGAGTCCATCCAGGCATGGGCCGGCATGTTTTTGTTAGGCGAGGTGTTGCGCGGAAACGATCCCCGCGCCGCCGATATCCAGGCCACCGCCGCCTTCGGCTACGCCATCGAGACCCGCGCCGTTTACGAATACTACTGCGACTACCACGGCAGCCCCTTCTCCGCCAAACCGCTCGACCGCAACGGCCAACCGGCCGTCGGCAACCTCCGCTATGGCAACTGGCCGGACTCGTTCCGCTACGGCAAATACGCCTCCGAATATCCCGACCATCCCGCGTGGATCTTCACCAACGGCATCATGAGCGACAACGGGAACTCCTTCGCCAACTACTTCTCCGGCGAACCCGCTCACACCTACGGCATCCAGTGGCTCCCCAATGCGCCGCACATGATGTTCCTCGCCCGCGATCCAGACTTCATCCGCGGCCAGTTCAACACGCTCTTCAAGTATCGCGGCGATCACTATGCCATCGGCTCGCTCAATCCCTTGCGGACCTCGATGCAGAACAGCCGGAACAAATGGTACAGCGCTCCCACCGCCGATGATCCGGACCAGCGCGTCGTCGCCATCAATGAAGGCTGGCCGACCTATGGCATCAAGTGGGCCATCCAGACGGTCTATGAACTCAATCCCGCCTACGCCCGGCAAACCGCCAACAACCCGCTCTACCGGAACGGCCAGTGGCTGGTCACTTTCCCCGCCACCGACACCTTCGGCGCGCAGGTCACTTTCCCCGCCGCCATCTGGACACCGGACGCTCTCATCGCCGACAACCCTCATCTCGTCCCACCCGCGAACTCCGCAGATCTTCCCAACTACTCCCTCGTGCAATGGATCGCCGGCATGCACACGGCCGGTGGTGGACCCGGCCCCGACTGGGCCCGTTACAAGGCGGCCTACAGTTGGGATCCTGCCGACTATTCCTCGCGTGACAGTGCCGCGAGCATCACCGGCTTGCTCAAGTCCATGCAGGACATCGGCGGCAATTCCTGGCCGCTCATCGCGCTCTGCTACGACGGTTTCGCCGAGCCGGAATTCGCCCTCAAGGTCATCGCGGAATACCGCCGCCGCAACCTGTCCTTCGCGACCGATACCGAGTCGAACATGTTCTTCTACAACTACCTCACCTCGCTGCAAGGCCTGGGCACGATCCAGACCGACCAGCATCTTGGCATCGGCACCAGTGCCGTCTTCAAGACCGCCGGCGGCGAGCGGAATTACATGGTCCAGAACATGTCCGCTTCCTATCGGCTGGTCGACGTCTTCGAAGGTGGAGCCGTGATCGGACAGGTCCTGGCCTATCCGAAAACCACCACCCTGCAAAAGGGCCTCTTGGAAGCCACCGAGGACTTCGCGCCCATCGGCACCGTGCCGGAAAACAACGCCACCAATGTTTCCGTCAATCAGGACAAGATCGCCGTGATCTTCAGCGAACCTTTCAACCCGGCCACGCTCGATACGGAAGTCACCATCTCCGGTCCCGGTGGCCTCACCCTCCAGTATCTCGCCAGCCCCTCGCCGCAGATCGCGGAGTATCGCATCGTGGGAAATTGGACGCTCGGTGCCACCTACACCATCCACGTACCGGCCACCGTTGCCAATGCGACCAATACCTCCACGGTGGGCACCGCACGGCAATTCTCTTTCACCATCCAGGGCCCCTTCGGCTTCGACATCACCGGCACCACTCCGGCCACCGCTGCCACCGGCGTGGACCCCGGACTCGATACCATCGAAGTCACCTTCAACAGCCGCGTGAATCCGGCCACGCTCGGCGCGGTCACCTTGGCTGGCGCGGGCAATCCAGCCCTCACCTACAACTCATCCGCCAGCACTCCCCGCAAGGCCGTCTTCAATATCGGCTCCGACTTGCAGCCCGGAGGTTCCTACACCCTGACGATCCCCGGCAGCGTGGCCGACGTCTACGGCCAGACCTTGAGCACCGCGGAGACCTTCACCTTCATCACCCGCCAGGCGGATACCGTGCTGGCCAGTTGGCCCACCACCTTGGACTGGAGCAAATTCACCCAAGTCGCCAGTTCGGGTGAAGCCACCAGCACCGTCTCCGGCGCGCGGATCTGGGCCTTCGACGCCGTGGGTGATTTCGTGACCCTCAGGATCGCCGCCGAGCAGGCAGGAATTTATAACCTGATGGTCACCTACCGGCAGAATCCCGGCCGCGGTATCGTCAAGCTGGTCCTCAATGGCACGGATGTGCCGAACAAACTCCTGGATGAAACCCTCGGCATCACCCCCGCCGGCTTTGACTTTGGCAATATCACGCTCAACGCGGGGGACAACCTCCTCCGCTTCGAGGTCGTGACCAAGAAGGGCACCGCCGCTCCCCAGTTTTCGCTCATCAACGCCACCTTCACCCCGGTGCAGATCTTCCCGGTCGCTTCCGGCTATGCCGCTTACCAGCAGGAAAACTTCGGTCCCGGCCAACCCGCCAACAGCGGAGCACAGGATGACTACGACAAGGACGGTGTGGTGAACTTCCTTGAGTTCGCCTTCGGCACGCCTCCCAAGTCCGGAACCCAAGCGCGCTATCCGCTGGTGACCAGGAATACTTCCACCGGAATGGTCACCGTCGCCTATCCGAAAGCAGGCGCGGACCTGCATTACCAGGTAAGGCGTTCGTCCAACCTCATCGACTGGTCGCCAGTCCCCATGGCAGGCGAGTCATTCAACCCCGGCACCGGCCTCTATGAAACGACCGTGGAATGGCCTGCTCCGGTATCCCAGCCTCTCTTCATCAGCATCGAGGTCACCGAATAG